One Nocardioides luti DNA window includes the following coding sequences:
- a CDS encoding GNAT family N-acetyltransferase, with product MLTTRHGVRPLATGDLEAFLALAGQDPVVNVFADYRARTTHLEPRWLGGEMWGRFEGGELRSACHVGANLVPVQATAEDAAAFAERALTRGRTVSTIVGTQEAVEVFWNGVAAGWGKPRETRWNQPHLEIDTAPAVTPDPLVRRTTRNDMAELYPACVAMYTEEVGLSPEAGGGADLYRARVTQLMNRGWSFARFDDGRLVFKAEVACATPHAAQIQGVWVPRDRRGEGLAAAGMAAVVELVRAEVAPVVSLYVNEWNEPARGTYAKVGFRETARFATVMF from the coding sequence GTGCTCACGACCCGCCACGGCGTCCGGCCCCTCGCGACAGGGGACCTCGAGGCGTTCCTGGCGCTCGCGGGCCAGGACCCGGTCGTCAACGTGTTCGCCGACTACCGGGCGCGCACCACCCACCTGGAGCCGCGGTGGCTCGGGGGCGAGATGTGGGGGCGCTTCGAGGGCGGCGAGCTCCGCTCGGCCTGCCACGTCGGCGCCAACCTGGTGCCCGTGCAGGCGACCGCCGAGGACGCGGCGGCCTTCGCGGAGCGTGCCCTGACCCGCGGCCGCACCGTCTCCACCATCGTGGGGACCCAGGAGGCCGTCGAGGTGTTCTGGAACGGCGTCGCCGCCGGCTGGGGCAAGCCGCGCGAGACCCGGTGGAACCAGCCCCACCTCGAGATCGACACGGCCCCGGCCGTCACACCGGACCCGTTGGTCCGCCGGACCACGCGGAACGACATGGCCGAGCTCTACCCGGCCTGCGTGGCGATGTACACCGAGGAGGTCGGGCTCTCCCCGGAGGCCGGCGGCGGGGCGGACCTCTACCGCGCCCGCGTCACCCAGCTGATGAACCGCGGCTGGTCGTTCGCCCGCTTCGACGACGGCCGCCTGGTGTTCAAGGCCGAGGTCGCCTGCGCCACGCCGCACGCCGCGCAGATCCAGGGCGTCTGGGTGCCCCGGGACCGCCGCGGCGAGGGGCTGGCCGCCGCCGGCATGGCCGCCGTGGTCGAGCTGGTCCGGGCCGAGGTGGCCCCGGTCGTGTCGCTCTACGTCAACGAGTGGAACGAGCCGGCCCGCGGCACCTACGCGAAGGTAGGCTTCCGCGAGACCGCCCGCTTCGCGACCGTGATGTTCTGA